The uncultured Cohaesibacter sp. genomic sequence GAGATGCCTCATCAAAAGGTCCGGACAGGATCAATCGTGCCACATCATCGCGGAACTGGCGATAGGAGACGGTTGGATCATCGGCGAGATCGGGCAGCGTGTTGATCAAATCAACAGCGGATTCCACATCCCGCAAGGCCTGGGACATGTCCACGCCCTGCTTGAATTCGAGGATAATATAGGCGCTGCCTTCTCGTGCATAAGAGGTTACTTTATCCATGCCATCGATAAAGCGCACCTTCGGCTCGATGATTTCGAGAATATTGGCTTCGACATCTTCAGCGCTGGCACCAGACCAACTGACGGAAATCTCGATTGTGTCTGAATCAATCGTCGGGAAAAACTGGCTATTCATGCGCGACAGGGAAAACAGGCCTGCCACGAGCAGAATGATCATCAACAGATTGGCGGCGTTGGGGTGATGCACGAAAAAGCCGACCAGCCCCCGCTTGCCATCCTTGTCAAACCGGCTCATTGGGATGCCCTCCTCTTGGAGCCTGTTTCAGGCGCACCACTCCCCGTTCCACTTTCTGGGCCACCTTCAGGGCTGCTTGCAGGGCTTTTTTCCAAGGCGGGCACAACGAGCTTCAATCCCGGGCCAGCTTCGGCAACACGGGTGGTAACAATCTGGGCCCCCGGCTTGAAGGCCGTGCCATCGATCAAAGCATTGTCACCAAGATAGGCCAGCACCTTGACCTCTCTTGGAGCCATACGACCGTCTTCGTTGACATAAACGAGATCGCCGCCATAAATCGCGGCCTGCGGAATGGAGATGGCATTTTCATAGACCTGATCAGGCACCAGTAACTCAACGAAAGTGCCAGCTCTCAGCCCGGCATCCGGCTCAAGCCGGGCATAGACCTCGATCCCCCCGTTGGCCGCATTCACCTCTGGGGTGATCCGCGTGATGGCCGCCTCATGGGTTCGAACCTCCTCACCAAGCTGCCAGTTGACCTTTATGCTTCGGCCTATCAGTTCGGCCCCTTCAGAGGTGAGGCGCCCATATTGTGCGTCAGAAAGGGTGAAACGCACATCCATTTCGTTGGGGTCGTAAAGGGACACAAGGGTGTCATTGCCCGAAACCGAGCGGCCCAACTCGACAGATTTGCTCTGTACCAAACCCCTGTAGGGTGCATTCAGAGTGGTGTTGGCAAGGTTGCGGCGCGCTTGCTCCAGCCGCCAGTCGAGCCGCTCCAGATTGGCTTTTTGCTGTTCAATCTTGGAGGCAAGCACTTCGAGATTGAACTGACGGCTTTCCACGCTCTGCTGCCTCTGGGAGACTGTCAGCCTGCGGGTTTCAAGCGCCTGTTGCGTCAGGCTGCCGCTTGCCGCCAGCGTTTCGGCCCTATCCAGATCTTTCTGTGCCAGTGTCAGTTGCTCCTTGAGCCGCTCCAAATCCACCTTGTCACTTTCAAGGGAGACTTCACTGGAGCGCAGCTGCGCTTCTGCTTCCCGAAGATTGGCTTCGGCCTCACGCACGGCACCCTCATAATCAAAGGGATCGATGCGCACCAGCGCTTCCCCTTCCTTGACGATCTGACCTGTCTGCAATTGTGGATTGACCCAGACCACTTCCCCGCTCACCAGCGCGCGCAGCTCCACCGGGCGAGCAGCGGACACCGTGCCATAAAGAATGATATCTGGCTGAAGGGCAGAGGGCGTTGCGGGTTTGATTTCAACCGCATAGCTCTTCTCGCTCGCGGGACGCCGATTGACATCAGGCTTTGACGCCACCATTTGCCAGGCAACAAAGCCACCAGCTGCAATCACCAGAACAGGCAGGATGAGTTTGAACGCACCGCGAAGCCAGCGTGCAAGAGAGGATGGCCGTGCCTTCTTTTCCGCAGAGGTCCGAGGATATGCAGGCTCATGGGCCAGCGGGGTTTCAGCTTGCTCTGTCGTCTGGCTTGGCTTGAGGTCTTTGCTATGATCGTTCATCATCTCTGGTCAATGGTTCTAACCGGATCTGCTGAGAATGCCTCAATATTTCCGGTTTTTAAAATTCAGGCTCGGGCTCGAAGCAATAATTTTCAGGGAGTTTGGCATAGAATGGCAAATCTTCCGACCCACTTTATACGGCCCGGTATCGCCGGTGGTTTAGCCCATAAAGTCTGTCATATTTCAGAAAGCTGGCCCCGATTTTCCGCAAGCTGATGCTCTCTCCCTTAAGGCAGCTGGTTCCCAGACCTGCCATTCCCCCAATGGTCGGGCTCACTGTCTCCTAGTAAGAAGTGGCCCTTCTCCTTATGGGTTATTCCAGCCTTGCAGACTTGGTGCAATCAAATCTTTGCACTTTTTTGTATCAAATAGAAATAAGCGGAAACAAAAAAGCCACCCGCAATCGAGTGGCTTTTCCGTTCATTGATGATAGAGGCTCTCACACAACCTGACCGGCCTGCTGCCCTTACCCCTTGGCGGTTTTGGCAACGTCCTCGGGATCAAACTCATAGTGAGCGCTGCAGAATTCGCATGTCACCTCGATCTTGCCATCGACGACCATGTCCTTCATTTCTTCGGGATCGAAATTCTTGAACATCTCGCTGATCCGCTCACGGCTGCATGTGCAGCGATCAAAGATCGGCATGGCTTCAAAAACCCGCGGCCCATTTTCATGAAACAGCCTGTAGAGCAGGGTTTCTGCGGAAACATCAGGGTCGGTCAGTTCGTGATCATCCACGGTATTGACCAACGCCTCGCATTCGCGCCATGCATCAACCTCGGTGACGTGGTGGGTCTTTTGCATGTCCGGATCAGGATGGTCGCCCGGGTGCAGGTCCCGATGGGGGATGTCTTCTGAGGAATGCGGCAGATATTGCACCAGCAACCCTCCGGCGATCCATTCGCTTTTGGCCGGACCGTCTTCCTGCTTGGATACCATCTCGGTAACAGCAAGGCGCACCCGCGTGGGCAACTGCTCTGACTGCATGAAATAGGCATGGGCGGCATCTTCAAGGCTTTTGCCATCAAGAACGACAACACCTTGATAGCGGTTCATATATTGCCCCTGATCGATGGTCATGACCAGATGCCCCTCGCCCAGCAGCTGCTCGGGGCGCGTTTCCCCCTTCTCAATCAACTGCTTGAGGGCCTCTTCGTCAAAGCGGACATAGGCCCGCACCGCGTCCGGCGCATTATAGTCCACCACAAGCATATTGACCGCGCCCTTGGTCTGGACCTGCAGAATGAACTTGCCCTCGAATTTCAGGGATGAGCCCAGAAGGGAGGTCAGCGCAATGGCCTCCGCCAGAAGCCGGTTGACAGCATCTGGATAATCGTGGCGTTGAATGATCCCCGTTACGGTCTCATTGAGATGGACCATCCGTCCGCGCACGTCCAATCCATCGACCTGAAAAGGCAAGACGCGGTCCAGCGGAGAGACGATATTGGTTTGTTCGGTCATCTGGCTTACTTTCCTATGGCACCCAAAGGGACAAATCGCATCATGCTCATTGCTTTTGCGTCATCCGGGGCGGGCCCTGTTCATCCCGGCTCTGTCAGCATCGTGGGGATCGGGCGCACAGTCTGTTCATTAGCTTTCGTTCATTCAAAGGCAAAGGGCGGATACGCTTGTATCCACCCTTGTCTCTATTTCAGTTGCGCTCGTCAAGTCCGGCAGGATGCCTGGCAGCAGTCCGGTTTCTCACCATCTTGCCCCGCACCTAAAGCCTTGGTGCATAGTCTTGGACTTATTCGTCGCCGATGGCCTTGCGGAAACACCAAGCCATCACGCCCTTTTGCGCATGCAAACGGTTTTCTGCTTCGTCGAACACCACAGATTGCGGTCCGTCGATCACTTCGTCCGTCACTTCCTCGCCCCGATGGGCAGGCAGGCAATGCATGAACAGAGCATCATCCTTGGCAAGCTCCATCAATTTGGTGTTGACCTGATAAGGTTTCAAGAGATTATGGCGATGCTCTGCATCTTCATCGCCCATCGAGACCCATGTATCGGTGATAATGAGGTCGGATTGGCTGGCGGCATCTTCTGCGCTATTGCACAATTCGATGCGCACTCCGCGTTCGCGCAGGCGATCAATGACCGAGAAGTCGGTCATCAGCTCTTCCGGGATAGCAATCCGCATGGTGAAATCAAAATGCTCGGCAGCGTGAAGCCAGGATGCCAGCACATTGTTATAGTCGCCCACCCAAGTGACGGTCTTGCCTTCAAGCGAGCCGCGATGCTCCTCATATGTCATGATGTCCGCCATGATCTGGCAGGGATGCGAATAATAGGTCAGACCATTGATGACCGGAACAGTCGCATAGTCAGCCAACTCGGCCACGGCTTCGTGATCAAGCATACGGATCATGATGCCATCGACAAAGCGGGACAGTACGCGGGCCGTATCGGGGATGCTTTCGCCACGCCCCAGCTGCATTTCTGCGCCGGTCAGCATCAACGGCGTTCCGCCCAGCTCTCGCACACCAACATCAAAAGAGACGCGCGTGCGCGTAGACGGCTTATCGAAGACAAGGGCGATCACCTTGTCTTCGAGCATGTCAGTCCGGCGCTTGGTTTTGCGCGCATCCTTGATCTTGTGCGCGGTGGCCAGAATAGTCTTCAGATCTTCGGTCTTCTGCGTCTCCAAATCGACGAAATGGCGCGTGGCATTATTCGACATGGTTTGCAATCCCCCTCATTATTGACTGTCTGCCTTTGCAGCACGCATGTTATTGAACGCCCGCTCCAAGGCCTGGAGTGCAAAATCTATTTCTTCCTGACCAATGGTCAGAGGCGGAGCCAACCGCAAGACATTGTCACCAGCCCCCACGGTCAAAAGACCTTCCTTGCGGAGTTCGGCAACCAGATCGGCTGGCGGTATTTTCAGTTTGAGGCCAAGAAGCAATCCCCGCCCCCTTATCTCTTCAACGAAATCCGGATAGGCATCCACCAATCCCGCAAGGCTTTGCTTCAAAACTAAGCCTGTTTTTGCAACATTGTCCAGAAACCCCTCTTCCAGAACCACATCAAGCACGGCATTGCCCACGGCCATGGCAAGCGGATTGCCACCGTAAGTTGAACCATGTGTCCCGGGGACCATTACCGCTGCAACCTCTTCTGTTGCCAGACAGGCTCCCATGGGGAAACCGCCGCCAATGCCCTTGGCAATAGCCATGATGTCCGGCTCGATGCCAGCCTCCTGATAAGCGAACAGATGACCGGTACGGCCTACACCCGTCTGCACTTCGTCAAGAATTAACAGGATGTCGGTTTCATCGCACAAATTCCTCAGAGCTTTCAGGAAGGATGGCTCGAATTCCCGAATGCCGCCCTCGCCCTGAATTGGCTCAAGCAGAATGCCGGCGGTGGCCTCATTGATCGATTGTTTCACCAATTCGATATCCAGAGCTGGCAAACTCTCAAAGCCCGGCGCTTTGGGTCCGAACCCTTCGAGATATTTGGCCTGACCGCCCGCAGCGATCGTGGCCAGCGTCCGTCCGTGAAACGCCCCTTCAAATGTGAGGATCGTAAACCGCTCCGGAGCGCCCTTATCATACTGATAGCGCCTTGCGGTTTTTACCGCACATTCGACGGCTTCTGCACCGGAATTTGTGAAAAAGACCTTGTCGGCAAAGGTTGCAGCACAAAGACGCTCAGCCAGTTTGGCCTGCCCTGGAATGTCATACAAGTTTGAAACATGCCAAAGCTTATCGGCCTGATCTTTCAGGGCTTGCACGAGATGCGGATGGGCATGCCCGAGGCTATTCACCGCAATTCCTGCAGCAAAATCAAGAAAGCGTCGCTCATCTCGCGTCGTAAGCCAGGCGCCTTCTCCCTTTTCGAATTCGAGGTTGGCTCTTGCATATGAGGCATACAGCGAAGATTGCGTCATTTTACTTATCCTCGTCCCAAGACAAAGGTCTCCTGATATAAACTCTGCCTCTTTGTGGCAGAAAGTCGAGCAGCCAGCCCGCAACAAGACAGAGCATGGTCACTCCCATGAAAGCCATTCCCGAATGCCTTCCTGTTCTGGATCTGCCCGAATATCGGGGAGCATGAGAGCCAGGAACACAGCAGACAGAATGGCAGGAATACAACAAAAAAAGCCGCTCCAACGGCGGCTGTTGAAGGTCCTTCTATTGCAAGAATGTGCCCTAGTTGTCAATCAAAGACTGCACCTCAACCGTGAAATTTTATGCTGCAAAAGGATAAATCCACAGAATATTATACAGAAGCATGGATGGCGATGGTCGTTTGCTTTTGTGAAACCATTTTCATAGCCTTCTCTGGACAGGGCTCCCAAGGCGGTTGACTCTCCAGCTCCGGCCACCCTATTTGGTCACCACCATCCAATCTGAGACCATCGTATGAGAATAAAGTGTTTCACATTACAACCAGCTCGATTTTGCACAACCCTTAGGATGCATATGGTGATAAAAGCGCCATAGGCAACCCAATCGCCGCAGATTTAAGCACCTGCTGCGCAAAAGAAAACCAACAGGGATATTCAACAGTTAATCACACCTTATCCACAAGCAATCAACAAATGGATGAGGATAAATTCAAAAAACCGTTGTCAAGCGATTTTTGGACAATTGTTGATTCGATTAGTTGGGGAAAAGGGGTAAATTGGCCCCGCATCCAGTTGCGGCAGACTCCAACCGTATAGTAGTTTACGATTTATTAACGAATAGCTATCGTGCGGCAAAAATCAAATCCACTTATGAAGGACAAACCATTGGTTGTGCTCGCATAACCAGATGCGGTTTTCGGTTTGCCTTCTTTAACAGTCTAGACGGAGGCTTTTTATATGTCTTGGACTGACGAACGTGTTGAACTACTAAAAAAACTTTGGGCCGAAGGCCTGAGTGCCAGCCAGGTGGCGTCTGAGCTTGGCGGCGTGACGCGTAACGCGGTTATTGGCAAGGTGCACAGACTGGGACTTTCCGGTCGCGCCAAAACAACGACAACAGCACCGCGCCCTCGGCGTCCTCGCAACCAGACCAGTCGTCCCGCTCGGACAAGCAGCACCTCAACCGCTGCGCCAAGCGTAGGAGCAACGGCTCTCAAGGTCGAAACCCAGCCACAATCGGCTCCCCAGCCGAAAGCGGTCAAAAATCCCGAGGCGGACCCCGTCGTCGTTCCTATTTCCAAGCGCGCGTCGATCCTTACCTTGACGGAAAATACCTGCAAATGGCCAATCGGCGATCCGGGTGATACAGATTTCCATTTCTGTGGCCATAAATCCGAGTCCGGTTCCCCCTATTGCAAGTATCATTCCGAAATCGCCTACAATACCGGCGCAGATCGTCGGCGCTCGAAGAAAGCAAGCTAAAGGCTGACTTCCTGTTTGAAATAGACAAACCGTTCGGATCCCTCCGGACGGTTTTCTATTTTCTGCCATTGGTCCTCCCATAAGGCTCAGAGTGCCCTGCGCGCACTCGTCAATCCCGCAATTGCCTCAAAGAACCAGAGACTTGCGCGTCCATTGCGCCAAGCAAGGCAAAGACACGCCGCAGCGAGCCAAAAAGCAGATCCTCTCACCCGCATGTTTAAACTTGAAGCGGGCTGCAAATAACCCCATATTGAACCTATGCCAGATGCTTGATGACAAGGTCTGGCGCAAGGGGTGTGGCCGAGGCTGACCCTTTATGTAGTCTGTCCGACTTGTCTTTTGGGTAGATGGTCGGCAGCGCATTGTTCACTTGGAATTTTCACCCAGCAGTGATCGGGTGCGAAATTCTGTCATGCAGCTCCGATTTTTTCCGATTGGAAAGGGAGTTTCCAGCGCGTCGCTTAAAGAGAAGGACCGCCTAATGTCTCGAATGTCTGCTTTTTCAAGCCCTTTTCTCCTTGGCTTTGACGAAGTCGAGCGTGTGCTTGACCGTGTCGCCAAAGGTGCCAATGAGGGCTACCCTCCTTACAATATTGAAAGACTGGACCCCACTGAGAGCAAATTGCTCGAAGGAAATGGCGGAAGCGGAGATGTCTTGCGCATCACCCTTGCCGTGGCCGGCTTCACTCGCGATCAGCTCGATGTGACACTGGAAGAAAGCCAGCTTGTCATTCGCGGTCGCCAGGTGGATGACCAGAGCCGCCAGTATCTTCACCGTGGTATCGCAGCCCGACAGTTCCAGCGCTCCTTTGTGCTGGCTGAAGGCATAGAAATTCTTGGTGCCGAACTGAAAGATGGTCTGTTATCCATCGATCTGGCTCGGCCGGAACCTGAGAAAGTCGTCCGCAAGATTGCTATCGACGTAAAAGAGTAAGCATGTGTTCCACCCCGGCCTTAACATG encodes the following:
- a CDS encoding efflux RND transporter periplasmic adaptor subunit, whose protein sequence is MMNDHSKDLKPSQTTEQAETPLAHEPAYPRTSAEKKARPSSLARWLRGAFKLILPVLVIAAGGFVAWQMVASKPDVNRRPASEKSYAVEIKPATPSALQPDIILYGTVSAARPVELRALVSGEVVWVNPQLQTGQIVKEGEALVRIDPFDYEGAVREAEANLREAEAQLRSSEVSLESDKVDLERLKEQLTLAQKDLDRAETLAASGSLTQQALETRRLTVSQRQQSVESRQFNLEVLASKIEQQKANLERLDWRLEQARRNLANTTLNAPYRGLVQSKSVELGRSVSGNDTLVSLYDPNEMDVRFTLSDAQYGRLTSEGAELIGRSIKVNWQLGEEVRTHEAAITRITPEVNAANGGIEVYARLEPDAGLRAGTFVELLVPDQVYENAISIPQAAIYGGDLVYVNEDGRMAPREVKVLAYLGDNALIDGTAFKPGAQIVTTRVAEAGPGLKLVVPALEKSPASSPEGGPESGTGSGAPETGSKRRASQ
- a CDS encoding Hsp33 family molecular chaperone, yielding MTEQTNIVSPLDRVLPFQVDGLDVRGRMVHLNETVTGIIQRHDYPDAVNRLLAEAIALTSLLGSSLKFEGKFILQVQTKGAVNMLVVDYNAPDAVRAYVRFDEEALKQLIEKGETRPEQLLGEGHLVMTIDQGQYMNRYQGVVVLDGKSLEDAAHAYFMQSEQLPTRVRLAVTEMVSKQEDGPAKSEWIAGGLLVQYLPHSSEDIPHRDLHPGDHPDPDMQKTHHVTEVDAWRECEALVNTVDDHELTDPDVSAETLLYRLFHENGPRVFEAMPIFDRCTCSRERISEMFKNFDPEEMKDMVVDGKIEVTCEFCSAHYEFDPEDVAKTAKG
- the argF gene encoding ornithine carbamoyltransferase, producing the protein MSNNATRHFVDLETQKTEDLKTILATAHKIKDARKTKRRTDMLEDKVIALVFDKPSTRTRVSFDVGVRELGGTPLMLTGAEMQLGRGESIPDTARVLSRFVDGIMIRMLDHEAVAELADYATVPVINGLTYYSHPCQIMADIMTYEEHRGSLEGKTVTWVGDYNNVLASWLHAAEHFDFTMRIAIPEELMTDFSVIDRLRERGVRIELCNSAEDAASQSDLIITDTWVSMGDEDAEHRHNLLKPYQVNTKLMELAKDDALFMHCLPAHRGEEVTDEVIDGPQSVVFDEAENRLHAQKGVMAWCFRKAIGDE
- a CDS encoding aspartate aminotransferase family protein, producing the protein MTQSSLYASYARANLEFEKGEGAWLTTRDERRFLDFAAGIAVNSLGHAHPHLVQALKDQADKLWHVSNLYDIPGQAKLAERLCAATFADKVFFTNSGAEAVECAVKTARRYQYDKGAPERFTILTFEGAFHGRTLATIAAGGQAKYLEGFGPKAPGFESLPALDIELVKQSINEATAGILLEPIQGEGGIREFEPSFLKALRNLCDETDILLILDEVQTGVGRTGHLFAYQEAGIEPDIMAIAKGIGGGFPMGACLATEEVAAVMVPGTHGSTYGGNPLAMAVGNAVLDVVLEEGFLDNVAKTGLVLKQSLAGLVDAYPDFVEEIRGRGLLLGLKLKIPPADLVAELRKEGLLTVGAGDNVLRLAPPLTIGQEEIDFALQALERAFNNMRAAKADSQ
- a CDS encoding GcrA family cell cycle regulator, with amino-acid sequence MSWTDERVELLKKLWAEGLSASQVASELGGVTRNAVIGKVHRLGLSGRAKTTTTAPRPRRPRNQTSRPARTSSTSTAAPSVGATALKVETQPQSAPQPKAVKNPEADPVVVPISKRASILTLTENTCKWPIGDPGDTDFHFCGHKSESGSPYCKYHSEIAYNTGADRRRSKKAS
- a CDS encoding Hsp20 family protein produces the protein MSRMSAFSSPFLLGFDEVERVLDRVAKGANEGYPPYNIERLDPTESKLLEGNGGSGDVLRITLAVAGFTRDQLDVTLEESQLVIRGRQVDDQSRQYLHRGIAARQFQRSFVLAEGIEILGAELKDGLLSIDLARPEPEKVVRKIAIDVKE